The Anaeromyxobacter sp. Fw109-5 genomic interval TACGGAGCTGTTCGTCGTGGAGCCGTTCCCGAGCTGACCGTGGCCATTGTCCCCCCAGCACTGAACGCCGCCGTTCACGAGCGCGCAAGTGTGGGAGTACTCCGCGGCGACGGCGCCCGCCATGCCTGGCGGCGCGGGACTCGAGGCAGTGGAATCACTGCCCGCGCATCCAGCCTGGATGCCCAGCACGATCAAGCCTACGGCGATCTGGGCTGCGCGCATGCTCCCCCCTGAACTTCACGTCGCGGAAACTGCGGTTTGCGAATGTACCAGTTCCTGACGGGCTCGCGTTGTCTCTCCAGGCTCGCGCTTCCGGTCCTCCTGATCGGGGACGTCGCGCTCGCGATAATTCGGGCCAGAGCCGCGCGGCGCGAGACGCTCTCCTCGTCCGCCGCCGCTCCTGGATGGCGGTGGGGTGAGCGGCGCCTCCGCGGGTCGACTGCGTCGTCTCCAAACTGTCTCCAAGCCCAAGGCCGATTCGCGTGGATTCGGGGCGGCCACCGTGGACTGCGCCGAGAACCTCAACCCGCCGACCGCGAAGGCGTTCCCGGCGAAAGGCGTGCACCGCCGCGAGGTTAGCTATTCACGGTAAGTGAGTTTCGACTCCCGGCGCCTCCACTTCAAGTCACCGAAGGCCCTCGCTCTGCGGGGGCTTTTTCTTTTCGGACCCTCGGGCTTCACCGACAGACGCGCGAGCTCGGCCTCGCTCACGCCACGACCGGCGCGGGCATTGGGCGCGATGGGCGCCCATGGACACGCGGGCGCCCACAGGGGCGATGCACTCTCGGATGACGTCGGACTGCCGGCTCGTCGGTTGCGGTGACGGCGCCGTTCGTTAAGAACGTCCGGCGGTGTGATTCCAAAGGAGATGCAGCATGGACCGATTCACCGGCGGTTGCCTGTGCGGCAACGTCCGCGTCGTGGCGTCGGGGCTCCCGTACCGGGCGGGCTTTGTCACTGTCTCGACTGCCGCAAGCACCACGGGGCCCTGTTTCACGCTTCCGCCGTGTTCCCTCGGGATGCGGTGACGATAGAGGGCGAAACACGCGAGTACGCCGGGCGGTCTTTCTGTCCCCGCTGCGGCTCGCCCATTTTTGGACGCACCGCAGACGAGATCGAAGTGAACCTGGGATCGCTGGATGCCCCTGACCAGCTGAGGCCAACCTACGAGAGCTGGACCGTCCGTCGCGAGTCCTGGTTGCCGCCGTTCCCGCTCACGAGACGATACGACCGCGATCGAGACCCCTCGGGTCGCTTCGAGTAGGTCGCACGAAGGGTGCGAGCCAGAGCTCCCGCGCGCGCGTCGTGACTCCGGGCACGAGGTTCAGCCCCCGGCTCAGCCGGCTCGTGCGCGCGCAGGGCGCTCAGGCCCAGCGCTCGAGCCACTCGCGCTCCCACGCCTCCTTGGCTCTGCGGGCGTCTTCGGTGGGCGGCTCCAGGGCCACCACCGGGACGGG includes:
- a CDS encoding GFA family protein, with the protein product MQHGPIHRRLPVRQRPRRGVGAPVPGGLCHCLDCRKHHGALFHASAVFPRDAVTIEGETREYAGRSFCPRCGSPIFGRTADEIEVNLGSLDAPDQLRPTYESWTVRRESWLPPFPLTRRYDRDRDPSGRFE